A single Meles meles chromosome 20, mMelMel3.1 paternal haplotype, whole genome shotgun sequence DNA region contains:
- the POLRMT gene encoding DNA-directed RNA polymerase, mitochondrial isoform X3 → MRRGRGAGRCAACRRCAGATARPVSGEPCGRRAAPAPWPRKGPSVLSGAAEGAPLLVLVSKTAGKTGATRSCWRGSFKELIYVFFMVKDAGLTPDLLSYAAALLCLGRLDRESSTIQRCLEQMARDGLQPQELFSSVTLSPEEQAMVLRAVRKAQPTFSLPPPPPPPPPQVNTSPLLREIYAMEGPVSYPKSHLPLRELQSLFRQQLCVEMATTVAVESVEKARVLTEEVQRARNTLQQLRAEWVEALCRGLQNLKASELCSARAGRPSVFPFLCVLPEKELAELLLQTLQVLPPQGESLLSLAQQLGVRVCSRHAVRRQRLSSRVRALRDRYHQYARLLACDTQVEVPQLPRQYWEALGPPEAPHEQPWPLSVLVQLGKKLAETLVEAVRMPGSVAAPQGPRTLIPVLYHVYSFRSFRQIGILKPHPAFIELLATAAEHTLTFEAAEVPMLCPPLPWTSPHSGAFLLSPTKLMRSLEGTVQHQRLLDSCPPADLHGALDALTQLGNCAWRVNGRVLDLVLELFAAKGCPRLGVPAPASEAPRPPEGRLPPGASPAQKAEVRRELARCLKVAREMHSLRSDALYRLSLAQHLRHRVFWLPHNMDFRGRTYPCPPHFHHLGSDLARALLEFAQGRPLGARGLDWLKIHLVNLTGLKKRESLRARLAFADEVMEDVLDSADRPMTGRKWWMDVDEPWQALACCMEIAQAVRAPDPAAYVSHFPVHQDGSCNGLQHYAALGRDSVGAASVNLLPSEVPQDVYSGVAAQVEVFRKQDAKRGVRVAQVLEGFISRKVVKQTVMTVVYGVTRYGGRLQIERRLRELSAFPQEFVWEASHYLVRQVFNSLQEMFSGTRAIQHWLTESARLIAHTGSAVEWVTPLGVPIIQPYHQDAKVLIAGGMQSLTFSQSGDTSQKPNTLKQKNGFPPNFIHSLDSSHMMLTALHCYRKGLTFVSVHDCFWTHAADVEVMNQVCREQFVSLHSQPILHDLSRFLVKRYCSSARLGTPKHSKNLWMDKLQDTLKSVPETGALDLEQVKRSTYFFS, encoded by the exons ATGCGGCGCGGGCGAGGCGCTGGGAGGTGTGCGGCATGTCGGCGCTGCGCTGGGGCCACGGCGCGTCCGGTCTCCGGAGAGCCCTGTGGCCGGCGGGCCGCCCCGGCACCCTGGCCGAGGAAG GGGCCTTCAGTGCTGTCTGGGGCAGCAGAAGGAGCTCCTCTGCTCGTCCTTGTGAGCAAGACCGCCGGAAAGACTGGGGCCACGCGGAGCTGCTGGAGG GGCTCCTTCAAAGAGCTGATTTACGTGTTCTTCATGGTGAAAGACGCTGGCCTCACCCCAGACCTGTTGTCCTATGCGGCTGCCCTGCTGTGCCTGGGACGCCTGGACCGGGAGAGCAGCACCATCCAGAG GTGTCTGGAGCAGATGGCCCGGGACGGGCTGCAGCCACAGGAGCTCTTCAGCAGCGTGACGCTGTCCCCGGAGGAGCAGGCCATGGTCCTGAGGGCCGTGCGCAAGGCCCAGCCCACGTTCAGCCTGCCGCCAccaccgccgccgcccccgccccaggtCAACACCTCACCATTGCTCAGGGAGATCTATGCCATG GAAGGCCCCGTGTCCTACCCGAAGTCGCACCTGCCCCTGCGGGAGCTGCAGAGCCTCTTCCGGCAGCAGCTGTGTGTGGAGATGGCCACCACCGTGGCTGTGGAGTCCGTGGAGAAGGCCCGGGTGCTGACCGAGGAGGTCCAGCGGGCG CGGAACACCCTGCAGCAGCTCCGCGCCGAGTGGGTGGAGGCCCTGTGCCGGGGGCTGCAGAACCTGAAGGCCAGCGAGCTCTGCTCTGCCCGCGCCGGCCGCCCCAGCGTCTTCCCGTTCCTGTGCGTGCTTCCCGAGAAGGAGCTCGCCGAGCTGCTGCTGCAG ACCCTGCAGGTGCTGCCGCCGCAGGGGGAGTCGCTGCTGTCCCTGGCGCAGCAGctgggtgtgcgtgtgtgcagcCGGCACGCGGTGCGGAGGCAGAGGCTGAGCAGCCGGGTGCGGGCGCTCCGTGACCGGTACCACCAGTATGCGCGCCTGTTGGCCTGTGACACCCAG GTGGAGGTGCCCCAGCTCCCACGGCAGTACTGGGAGGCCCTGGGGCCGCCTGAGGCCCCCCACGAGCAACCTTGGCCCTTGTCGGTGCTGGTGCAGCTGGGCAAGAAGCTGGCCGAGACACTGGTGGAGGCCGTGCGCATGCCGGGCAGCGTGGCTGCCCCGCAGGGCCCCCGCACGCTCATCCCCGTGCTCTACCACGTGTACTCCTTCCGCAGCTTCCGCCAG ATTGGGATCCTGAAGCCACACCCAGCCTTCATCGAGCTGCTGGCGACGGCCGCGGAGCACACGCTGACCTTCGAGGCGGCCGAGGTGCCCATGCTGTGCCCACCGCTGCCCTGGACGTCCCCGCACTCGGGTGCTTTCCTCCTGAGCCCCACCAAGCTCATGCGCTCGCTGGAGGGCACCGTGCAGCACCAGCGCCTGCTGGACAGCTGCCCGCCCGCCGACCTGCACGGCGCCCTGGACGCCCTCACCCAGCTGGGCAACTGTGCCTGGCGAGTCAACGGGCGCGTGCTGGACCTGGTGCTGGAGCTCTTCGCCGCCAAGGGCTGCCCGCGTCTGGGGGTGCCGGCCCCGGCCTCCgaggcgccccgaccgcccgagGGCCGCCTGCCACCCGGCGCCTCACCCGCCCAGAAGGCCGAGGTGCGGCGGGAGCTGGCCCGCTGCCTGAAGGTGGCCCGGGAGATGCACAGCCTGCGCTCGGACGCCCTGTACCGGCTGTCACTGGCCCAGCACCTCCGGCACCGCGTCTTCTGGCTGCCGCACAACATGGACTTCCGCGGCCGCACCTACCCCTGCCCGCCCCACTTCCACCACCTGGGCAGCGACCTGGCGCGTGCCCTGCTAGAGTTTGCCCAGGGCCGTCCGCTCGGCGCCCGCGGCCTGGACTGGCTCAAGATCCACCTGGTCAACCTCACAGGGCTCAAGAAGCGTGAGTCGCTGCGGGCACGCCTGGCCTTCGCCGACGAGGTGATGGAGGACGTCCTGGACTCCGCCGACCGGCCCATGACG GGCCGCAAGTGGTGGATGGACGTGGATGAGCCCTGGCAAGCCCTGGCGTGCTGCATGGAGATCGCGCAGGCTGTGCGCGCCCCTGACCCTGCTGCCTACGTTTCTCACTTCCCGGTTCACCAG GACGGCTCCTGTAACGGCCTACAGCACTACGCCGCCCTGGGCCGGGACAGCGTGGGGGCCGCCTCCGTCAACCTGCTGCCTTCGGAGGTCCCGCAGGACGTGTACAGTGGGGTGGCCGCACAG GTGGAGGTGTTCCGCAAGCAGGACGCCAAACGGGGCGTGCGCGTGGCCCAAGTGCTGGAGGGTTTCATCAGCCGCAAGGTGGTGAAGCAGACGGTGATGACTGTGGTGTACGGGGTCACGCGCTACGGGGGCCGCCTGCAGATCGAGCGGCGCCTGCGGGAGCTCAGCGCCTTCCCCCAG GAGTTCGTGTGGGAGGCCTCACACTACCTGGTGCGCCAGGTGTTCAACAGCCTCCAAGAGATGTTCTCAGGCACCCGGGCCATCCAG CACTGGCTGACCGAGAGCGCCCGGCTCATCGCGCACACGGGCTCGGCCGTGGAGTGGGTCACACCCCTGGGCGTCCCCATCATCCAGCCCTACCACCAGGACGCCAAGGTGTTG ATTGCGGGCGGCATGCAGAGCCTCACGTTCAGCCAGAGCGGGGACACCAGCCA gaaGCCCAACACACTGAAGCAGAAGAACGGCTTCCCCCCCAACTTCATCCACTCGCTGGACTCCTCGCACATGATGCTCACGGCCCTGCACTGCTACAG GAAAGGCCTGACCTTTGTGTCTGTGCACGACTGCTTCTGGACCCACGCGGCTGACGTGGAGGTCATGAACCAG
- the POLRMT gene encoding DNA-directed RNA polymerase, mitochondrial isoform X1 gives MSALRWGHGASGLRRALWPAGRPGTLAEEGAFSAVWGSRRSSSARPCEQDRRKDWGHAELLEVLEARVRQLQAEGVSEVTVKRVGVARRLPASGGFQAPGKAADLGDLWAQKLNEEKSTTPKGKQRLKGKLQALDCEHLLQVVPRLLDAQLAGRLQHWKREPPQSLQEGQLARLLQEAPRRPGPEAKPAREARGASMRLEIQQQKLGAFLDCCLLTGHLPLAHHVLVTQHSRARRQRRLTLAMYNTVMLGWARKGSFKELIYVFFMVKDAGLTPDLLSYAAALLCLGRLDRESSTIQRCLEQMARDGLQPQELFSSVTLSPEEQAMVLRAVRKAQPTFSLPPPPPPPPPQVNTSPLLREIYAMEGPVSYPKSHLPLRELQSLFRQQLCVEMATTVAVESVEKARVLTEEVQRARNTLQQLRAEWVEALCRGLQNLKASELCSARAGRPSVFPFLCVLPEKELAELLLQTLQVLPPQGESLLSLAQQLGVRVCSRHAVRRQRLSSRVRALRDRYHQYARLLACDTQVEVPQLPRQYWEALGPPEAPHEQPWPLSVLVQLGKKLAETLVEAVRMPGSVAAPQGPRTLIPVLYHVYSFRSFRQIGILKPHPAFIELLATAAEHTLTFEAAEVPMLCPPLPWTSPHSGAFLLSPTKLMRSLEGTVQHQRLLDSCPPADLHGALDALTQLGNCAWRVNGRVLDLVLELFAAKGCPRLGVPAPASEAPRPPEGRLPPGASPAQKAEVRRELARCLKVAREMHSLRSDALYRLSLAQHLRHRVFWLPHNMDFRGRTYPCPPHFHHLGSDLARALLEFAQGRPLGARGLDWLKIHLVNLTGLKKRESLRARLAFADEVMEDVLDSADRPMTGRKWWMDVDEPWQALACCMEIAQAVRAPDPAAYVSHFPVHQDGSCNGLQHYAALGRDSVGAASVNLLPSEVPQDVYSGVAAQVEVFRKQDAKRGVRVAQVLEGFISRKVVKQTVMTVVYGVTRYGGRLQIERRLRELSAFPQEFVWEASHYLVRQVFNSLQEMFSGTRAIQHWLTESARLIAHTGSAVEWVTPLGVPIIQPYHQDAKVLIAGGMQSLTFSQSGDTSQKPNTLKQKNGFPPNFIHSLDSSHMMLTALHCYRKGLTFVSVHDCFWTHAADVEVMNQVCREQFVSLHSQPILHDLSRFLVKRYCSSARLGTPKHSKNLWMDKLQDTLKSVPETGALDLEQVKRSTYFFS, from the exons ATGTCGGCGCTGCGCTGGGGCCACGGCGCGTCCGGTCTCCGGAGAGCCCTGTGGCCGGCGGGCCGCCCCGGCACCCTGGCCGAGGAAG GGGCCTTCAGTGCTGTCTGGGGCAGCAGAAGGAGCTCCTCTGCTCGTCCTTGTGAGCAAGACCGCCGGAAAGACTGGGGCCACGCGGAGCTGCTGGAGG TGCTTGAGGCGCGGGTGCGGCAGCTGCAGGCCGAGGGTGTGTCGGAGGTGACGGTGAAGAGGGTTGGCGTGGCTCGACGACTGCCAGCGTCCGGCGGCTTCCAGGCCCCTGGGAAGGCCGCGGACCTCGGCGACCTCTGGGCCCAGAAGCTGAACGAGGAGAAGTCCACGACGCCGAAGGGGAAGCAGCGGCTGAAGGGGAAGCTGCAGGCCCTGGACTGCGAGCACCTGCTGCAGGTCGTGCCCCGCCTGCTGGACGCGCAGCTGGCCGGCCGCCTGCAGCACTGGAAGCGCGAGcccccccagagcctccaggagggGCAGCTGGCGCGGCTGCTGCAGGAGGCCCCGCGGCGGCCGGGTCCCGAGGCGAAGCCGGCCCGCGAGGCCCGGGGTGCCAGCATGCGGCTGGAGATCCAGCAGCAGAAGCTCGGGGCCTTCTTGGACTGTTGCCTGCTCACCGGCCACCTCCCTCTCGCCCACCACGTGCTGGTCACCCAGCACAGCCGGGCCCGGCGGCAGCGGCGGCTCACGCTGGCCATGTACAACACCGTCATGCTCGGCTGGGCTCGCAAG GGCTCCTTCAAAGAGCTGATTTACGTGTTCTTCATGGTGAAAGACGCTGGCCTCACCCCAGACCTGTTGTCCTATGCGGCTGCCCTGCTGTGCCTGGGACGCCTGGACCGGGAGAGCAGCACCATCCAGAG GTGTCTGGAGCAGATGGCCCGGGACGGGCTGCAGCCACAGGAGCTCTTCAGCAGCGTGACGCTGTCCCCGGAGGAGCAGGCCATGGTCCTGAGGGCCGTGCGCAAGGCCCAGCCCACGTTCAGCCTGCCGCCAccaccgccgccgcccccgccccaggtCAACACCTCACCATTGCTCAGGGAGATCTATGCCATG GAAGGCCCCGTGTCCTACCCGAAGTCGCACCTGCCCCTGCGGGAGCTGCAGAGCCTCTTCCGGCAGCAGCTGTGTGTGGAGATGGCCACCACCGTGGCTGTGGAGTCCGTGGAGAAGGCCCGGGTGCTGACCGAGGAGGTCCAGCGGGCG CGGAACACCCTGCAGCAGCTCCGCGCCGAGTGGGTGGAGGCCCTGTGCCGGGGGCTGCAGAACCTGAAGGCCAGCGAGCTCTGCTCTGCCCGCGCCGGCCGCCCCAGCGTCTTCCCGTTCCTGTGCGTGCTTCCCGAGAAGGAGCTCGCCGAGCTGCTGCTGCAG ACCCTGCAGGTGCTGCCGCCGCAGGGGGAGTCGCTGCTGTCCCTGGCGCAGCAGctgggtgtgcgtgtgtgcagcCGGCACGCGGTGCGGAGGCAGAGGCTGAGCAGCCGGGTGCGGGCGCTCCGTGACCGGTACCACCAGTATGCGCGCCTGTTGGCCTGTGACACCCAG GTGGAGGTGCCCCAGCTCCCACGGCAGTACTGGGAGGCCCTGGGGCCGCCTGAGGCCCCCCACGAGCAACCTTGGCCCTTGTCGGTGCTGGTGCAGCTGGGCAAGAAGCTGGCCGAGACACTGGTGGAGGCCGTGCGCATGCCGGGCAGCGTGGCTGCCCCGCAGGGCCCCCGCACGCTCATCCCCGTGCTCTACCACGTGTACTCCTTCCGCAGCTTCCGCCAG ATTGGGATCCTGAAGCCACACCCAGCCTTCATCGAGCTGCTGGCGACGGCCGCGGAGCACACGCTGACCTTCGAGGCGGCCGAGGTGCCCATGCTGTGCCCACCGCTGCCCTGGACGTCCCCGCACTCGGGTGCTTTCCTCCTGAGCCCCACCAAGCTCATGCGCTCGCTGGAGGGCACCGTGCAGCACCAGCGCCTGCTGGACAGCTGCCCGCCCGCCGACCTGCACGGCGCCCTGGACGCCCTCACCCAGCTGGGCAACTGTGCCTGGCGAGTCAACGGGCGCGTGCTGGACCTGGTGCTGGAGCTCTTCGCCGCCAAGGGCTGCCCGCGTCTGGGGGTGCCGGCCCCGGCCTCCgaggcgccccgaccgcccgagGGCCGCCTGCCACCCGGCGCCTCACCCGCCCAGAAGGCCGAGGTGCGGCGGGAGCTGGCCCGCTGCCTGAAGGTGGCCCGGGAGATGCACAGCCTGCGCTCGGACGCCCTGTACCGGCTGTCACTGGCCCAGCACCTCCGGCACCGCGTCTTCTGGCTGCCGCACAACATGGACTTCCGCGGCCGCACCTACCCCTGCCCGCCCCACTTCCACCACCTGGGCAGCGACCTGGCGCGTGCCCTGCTAGAGTTTGCCCAGGGCCGTCCGCTCGGCGCCCGCGGCCTGGACTGGCTCAAGATCCACCTGGTCAACCTCACAGGGCTCAAGAAGCGTGAGTCGCTGCGGGCACGCCTGGCCTTCGCCGACGAGGTGATGGAGGACGTCCTGGACTCCGCCGACCGGCCCATGACG GGCCGCAAGTGGTGGATGGACGTGGATGAGCCCTGGCAAGCCCTGGCGTGCTGCATGGAGATCGCGCAGGCTGTGCGCGCCCCTGACCCTGCTGCCTACGTTTCTCACTTCCCGGTTCACCAG GACGGCTCCTGTAACGGCCTACAGCACTACGCCGCCCTGGGCCGGGACAGCGTGGGGGCCGCCTCCGTCAACCTGCTGCCTTCGGAGGTCCCGCAGGACGTGTACAGTGGGGTGGCCGCACAG GTGGAGGTGTTCCGCAAGCAGGACGCCAAACGGGGCGTGCGCGTGGCCCAAGTGCTGGAGGGTTTCATCAGCCGCAAGGTGGTGAAGCAGACGGTGATGACTGTGGTGTACGGGGTCACGCGCTACGGGGGCCGCCTGCAGATCGAGCGGCGCCTGCGGGAGCTCAGCGCCTTCCCCCAG GAGTTCGTGTGGGAGGCCTCACACTACCTGGTGCGCCAGGTGTTCAACAGCCTCCAAGAGATGTTCTCAGGCACCCGGGCCATCCAG CACTGGCTGACCGAGAGCGCCCGGCTCATCGCGCACACGGGCTCGGCCGTGGAGTGGGTCACACCCCTGGGCGTCCCCATCATCCAGCCCTACCACCAGGACGCCAAGGTGTTG ATTGCGGGCGGCATGCAGAGCCTCACGTTCAGCCAGAGCGGGGACACCAGCCA gaaGCCCAACACACTGAAGCAGAAGAACGGCTTCCCCCCCAACTTCATCCACTCGCTGGACTCCTCGCACATGATGCTCACGGCCCTGCACTGCTACAG GAAAGGCCTGACCTTTGTGTCTGTGCACGACTGCTTCTGGACCCACGCGGCTGACGTGGAGGTCATGAACCAG
- the POLRMT gene encoding DNA-directed RNA polymerase, mitochondrial isoform X2, which yields MSALRWGHGASGLRRALWPAGRPGTLAEEGAFSAVWGSRRSSSARPCEQDRRKDWGHAELLEGLLQRADLRVLHGERRWPHPRPVVLCGCPAVPGTPGPGEQHHPEVGGQQNPCWGLDPLSCSPLWPPGAEPHPSGGSVPTVGPCRCLEQMARDGLQPQELFSSVTLSPEEQAMVLRAVRKAQPTFSLPPPPPPPPPQVNTSPLLREIYAMEGPVSYPKSHLPLRELQSLFRQQLCVEMATTVAVESVEKARVLTEEVQRARNTLQQLRAEWVEALCRGLQNLKASELCSARAGRPSVFPFLCVLPEKELAELLLQTLQVLPPQGESLLSLAQQLGVRVCSRHAVRRQRLSSRVRALRDRYHQYARLLACDTQVEVPQLPRQYWEALGPPEAPHEQPWPLSVLVQLGKKLAETLVEAVRMPGSVAAPQGPRTLIPVLYHVYSFRSFRQIGILKPHPAFIELLATAAEHTLTFEAAEVPMLCPPLPWTSPHSGAFLLSPTKLMRSLEGTVQHQRLLDSCPPADLHGALDALTQLGNCAWRVNGRVLDLVLELFAAKGCPRLGVPAPASEAPRPPEGRLPPGASPAQKAEVRRELARCLKVAREMHSLRSDALYRLSLAQHLRHRVFWLPHNMDFRGRTYPCPPHFHHLGSDLARALLEFAQGRPLGARGLDWLKIHLVNLTGLKKRESLRARLAFADEVMEDVLDSADRPMTGRKWWMDVDEPWQALACCMEIAQAVRAPDPAAYVSHFPVHQDGSCNGLQHYAALGRDSVGAASVNLLPSEVPQDVYSGVAAQVEVFRKQDAKRGVRVAQVLEGFISRKVVKQTVMTVVYGVTRYGGRLQIERRLRELSAFPQEFVWEASHYLVRQVFNSLQEMFSGTRAIQHWLTESARLIAHTGSAVEWVTPLGVPIIQPYHQDAKVLIAGGMQSLTFSQSGDTSQKPNTLKQKNGFPPNFIHSLDSSHMMLTALHCYRKGLTFVSVHDCFWTHAADVEVMNQVCREQFVSLHSQPILHDLSRFLVKRYCSSARLGTPKHSKNLWMDKLQDTLKSVPETGALDLEQVKRSTYFFS from the exons ATGTCGGCGCTGCGCTGGGGCCACGGCGCGTCCGGTCTCCGGAGAGCCCTGTGGCCGGCGGGCCGCCCCGGCACCCTGGCCGAGGAAG GGGCCTTCAGTGCTGTCTGGGGCAGCAGAAGGAGCTCCTCTGCTCGTCCTTGTGAGCAAGACCGCCGGAAAGACTGGGGCCACGCGGAGCTGCTGGAGG GGCTCCTTCAAAGAGCTGATTTACGTGTTCTTCATGGTGAAAGACGCTGGCCTCACCCCAGACCTGTTGTCCTATGCGGCTGCCCTGCTGTGCCTGGGACGCCTGGACCGGGAGAGCAGCACCATCCAGAGGTGGGTGGGCAGCAGAACCCTTGCTGGGGGCTGGACCCCCTCTCCTGCAGTCCCCTGTGGCCACCGGGTGCTGAGCCCCATCCCTCGGGGGGGTCTGTGCCCACCGTGGGCCCCTGCAGGTGTCTGGAGCAGATGGCCCGGGACGGGCTGCAGCCACAGGAGCTCTTCAGCAGCGTGACGCTGTCCCCGGAGGAGCAGGCCATGGTCCTGAGGGCCGTGCGCAAGGCCCAGCCCACGTTCAGCCTGCCGCCAccaccgccgccgcccccgccccaggtCAACACCTCACCATTGCTCAGGGAGATCTATGCCATG GAAGGCCCCGTGTCCTACCCGAAGTCGCACCTGCCCCTGCGGGAGCTGCAGAGCCTCTTCCGGCAGCAGCTGTGTGTGGAGATGGCCACCACCGTGGCTGTGGAGTCCGTGGAGAAGGCCCGGGTGCTGACCGAGGAGGTCCAGCGGGCG CGGAACACCCTGCAGCAGCTCCGCGCCGAGTGGGTGGAGGCCCTGTGCCGGGGGCTGCAGAACCTGAAGGCCAGCGAGCTCTGCTCTGCCCGCGCCGGCCGCCCCAGCGTCTTCCCGTTCCTGTGCGTGCTTCCCGAGAAGGAGCTCGCCGAGCTGCTGCTGCAG ACCCTGCAGGTGCTGCCGCCGCAGGGGGAGTCGCTGCTGTCCCTGGCGCAGCAGctgggtgtgcgtgtgtgcagcCGGCACGCGGTGCGGAGGCAGAGGCTGAGCAGCCGGGTGCGGGCGCTCCGTGACCGGTACCACCAGTATGCGCGCCTGTTGGCCTGTGACACCCAG GTGGAGGTGCCCCAGCTCCCACGGCAGTACTGGGAGGCCCTGGGGCCGCCTGAGGCCCCCCACGAGCAACCTTGGCCCTTGTCGGTGCTGGTGCAGCTGGGCAAGAAGCTGGCCGAGACACTGGTGGAGGCCGTGCGCATGCCGGGCAGCGTGGCTGCCCCGCAGGGCCCCCGCACGCTCATCCCCGTGCTCTACCACGTGTACTCCTTCCGCAGCTTCCGCCAG ATTGGGATCCTGAAGCCACACCCAGCCTTCATCGAGCTGCTGGCGACGGCCGCGGAGCACACGCTGACCTTCGAGGCGGCCGAGGTGCCCATGCTGTGCCCACCGCTGCCCTGGACGTCCCCGCACTCGGGTGCTTTCCTCCTGAGCCCCACCAAGCTCATGCGCTCGCTGGAGGGCACCGTGCAGCACCAGCGCCTGCTGGACAGCTGCCCGCCCGCCGACCTGCACGGCGCCCTGGACGCCCTCACCCAGCTGGGCAACTGTGCCTGGCGAGTCAACGGGCGCGTGCTGGACCTGGTGCTGGAGCTCTTCGCCGCCAAGGGCTGCCCGCGTCTGGGGGTGCCGGCCCCGGCCTCCgaggcgccccgaccgcccgagGGCCGCCTGCCACCCGGCGCCTCACCCGCCCAGAAGGCCGAGGTGCGGCGGGAGCTGGCCCGCTGCCTGAAGGTGGCCCGGGAGATGCACAGCCTGCGCTCGGACGCCCTGTACCGGCTGTCACTGGCCCAGCACCTCCGGCACCGCGTCTTCTGGCTGCCGCACAACATGGACTTCCGCGGCCGCACCTACCCCTGCCCGCCCCACTTCCACCACCTGGGCAGCGACCTGGCGCGTGCCCTGCTAGAGTTTGCCCAGGGCCGTCCGCTCGGCGCCCGCGGCCTGGACTGGCTCAAGATCCACCTGGTCAACCTCACAGGGCTCAAGAAGCGTGAGTCGCTGCGGGCACGCCTGGCCTTCGCCGACGAGGTGATGGAGGACGTCCTGGACTCCGCCGACCGGCCCATGACG GGCCGCAAGTGGTGGATGGACGTGGATGAGCCCTGGCAAGCCCTGGCGTGCTGCATGGAGATCGCGCAGGCTGTGCGCGCCCCTGACCCTGCTGCCTACGTTTCTCACTTCCCGGTTCACCAG GACGGCTCCTGTAACGGCCTACAGCACTACGCCGCCCTGGGCCGGGACAGCGTGGGGGCCGCCTCCGTCAACCTGCTGCCTTCGGAGGTCCCGCAGGACGTGTACAGTGGGGTGGCCGCACAG GTGGAGGTGTTCCGCAAGCAGGACGCCAAACGGGGCGTGCGCGTGGCCCAAGTGCTGGAGGGTTTCATCAGCCGCAAGGTGGTGAAGCAGACGGTGATGACTGTGGTGTACGGGGTCACGCGCTACGGGGGCCGCCTGCAGATCGAGCGGCGCCTGCGGGAGCTCAGCGCCTTCCCCCAG GAGTTCGTGTGGGAGGCCTCACACTACCTGGTGCGCCAGGTGTTCAACAGCCTCCAAGAGATGTTCTCAGGCACCCGGGCCATCCAG CACTGGCTGACCGAGAGCGCCCGGCTCATCGCGCACACGGGCTCGGCCGTGGAGTGGGTCACACCCCTGGGCGTCCCCATCATCCAGCCCTACCACCAGGACGCCAAGGTGTTG ATTGCGGGCGGCATGCAGAGCCTCACGTTCAGCCAGAGCGGGGACACCAGCCA gaaGCCCAACACACTGAAGCAGAAGAACGGCTTCCCCCCCAACTTCATCCACTCGCTGGACTCCTCGCACATGATGCTCACGGCCCTGCACTGCTACAG GAAAGGCCTGACCTTTGTGTCTGTGCACGACTGCTTCTGGACCCACGCGGCTGACGTGGAGGTCATGAACCAG